A DNA window from Amycolatopsis sp. DSM 110486 contains the following coding sequences:
- the pyrE gene encoding orotate phosphoribosyltransferase, protein MAYPGLDQSAKLELARLVSELAVVHGKVTLSSGKEADYYVDLRRATLHHAAAPLIGKLLRQLTADWDYVAAGGLTLGADPVALAMLHSAASDGMVLDAFVVRKAVKEHGMQRRIEGVEVRGQRVLAVEDTSTTGGSVLTAIEALREAGAVVAGVATVVDRDTGAREAIEKEGLEYRYLLNKDDLGLS, encoded by the coding sequence GTGGCGTACCCCGGGTTGGATCAAAGTGCGAAGCTCGAACTGGCCAGGCTGGTCAGCGAACTGGCCGTGGTGCACGGCAAGGTGACCCTATCGTCGGGCAAGGAAGCCGACTACTACGTCGATCTCCGCCGGGCGACCCTGCACCACGCGGCGGCGCCGCTCATCGGGAAGCTGCTGCGGCAGCTCACGGCCGACTGGGACTACGTCGCCGCCGGCGGCCTCACCCTCGGCGCCGACCCGGTCGCGCTGGCGATGCTGCACTCCGCCGCGAGCGACGGGATGGTGCTCGACGCCTTCGTCGTCCGCAAGGCGGTGAAGGAGCACGGCATGCAGCGCCGCATCGAGGGCGTGGAGGTGCGCGGGCAGCGCGTGCTGGCCGTCGAGGACACCTCGACCACGGGCGGCAGCGTGCTCACGGCCATCGAGGCGCTGCGCGAGGCCGGGGCGGTCGTCGCGGGCGTCGCCACGGTGGTCGACCGCGACACGGGTGCACGCGAGGCCATCGAGAAGGAAGGCCTCGAGTACCGCTACCTGCTGAACAAGGACGACCTCGGCCTGAGCTGA
- a CDS encoding RNA polymerase sigma factor, translated as MTTTELDDATLVGRARDGDVRAYEQLVLRYQAPMFRLAVKMLNHRGDAEDVVQEVFLGAWRKLAQLQDDSAFVGWLYRSTANRCLNVIRARRPQADVDLELAESPRIDGQPEHAAQVSGQLEALNAALQQLTPPQRVCWLLCEVHGRSYDEIAEVVGVNAAAVRGRIARARAQLAEVMKPWR; from the coding sequence GTGACCACGACGGAGCTCGACGACGCGACGCTGGTCGGCCGCGCCCGCGACGGCGACGTGCGGGCGTACGAACAGCTCGTGCTGCGCTACCAGGCGCCCATGTTCCGGCTCGCGGTGAAGATGCTCAACCACCGCGGCGACGCCGAGGACGTGGTGCAGGAGGTGTTCCTCGGCGCGTGGCGCAAGCTCGCGCAACTGCAGGACGACAGCGCGTTCGTCGGCTGGCTCTACCGCAGCACGGCGAACCGCTGCCTCAACGTGATCCGCGCGCGCCGTCCGCAGGCCGACGTCGACCTCGAGCTGGCGGAGTCGCCGCGCATCGACGGGCAGCCCGAGCACGCGGCGCAGGTCAGCGGGCAGCTCGAGGCGCTCAACGCGGCGTTGCAGCAGCTCACGCCGCCGCAACGCGTGTGCTGGCTCCTGTGTGAGGTCCACGGCCGCTCCTACGACGAGATCGCCGAGGTCGTCGGGGTGAACGCCGCGGCCGTCCGGGGCCGCATCGCCCGGGCTCGGGCGCAGCTGGCGGAGGTGATGAAGCCGTGGCGGTGA
- a CDS encoding Asp23/Gls24 family envelope stress response protein — protein MAVNETGTDYELPCGRDLDALWDRLDSVDAHEATCPHCGTARESLLALRSATAELVAEPDPVPPGLVGRIMSAVRAEARRGQMLDLPTPEPGRVEVSEAAVAVVLRYAADSAGDVRARRCRVRTVGIASDGGGIVEVELTLAVRLGNVDGAETLARVRERVTAAAAARVGLTLAKLDLLVEDVYEDGE, from the coding sequence GTGGCGGTGAACGAGACCGGCACAGATTACGAACTGCCGTGCGGCCGAGACCTGGACGCGCTCTGGGACCGGCTCGACTCGGTCGACGCGCACGAGGCGACCTGCCCGCACTGCGGAACCGCGCGCGAGAGCCTGCTGGCCCTGCGTTCGGCGACGGCCGAGCTCGTCGCCGAGCCCGATCCGGTGCCACCGGGCCTGGTGGGACGCATCATGTCGGCCGTGCGGGCCGAGGCGCGGCGCGGGCAGATGCTCGACCTGCCGACGCCGGAGCCGGGCCGGGTGGAGGTGAGCGAGGCGGCTGTGGCCGTGGTGCTGCGCTACGCCGCCGACTCCGCGGGTGACGTCCGGGCCCGCCGCTGCCGCGTGCGCACGGTCGGGATCGCTTCCGACGGGGGTGGGATCGTCGAGGTCGAGCTCACGCTCGCGGTGCGGCTGGGGAACGTCGACGGTGCCGAGACGTTGGCCCGGGTACGCGAACGCGTCACGGCCGCGGCCGCGGCGCGCGTCGGGCTGACGCTCGCGAAGCTGGACCTGCTGGTCGAGGACGTGTACGAGGACGGGGAATGA
- a CDS encoding Asp23/Gls24 family envelope stress response protein has translation MTGDAEYVIADPVVASVAARAALDTPGVVRLEPGLRGLVTAWTRAARGRWQGLDPAPIDGVRVRGVEGGLSVEVDLVTSAFDQAAAVGRAVQRSVTRVVAEQTGLAVHAVVVSIVDIELERR, from the coding sequence ATGACGGGCGATGCCGAGTACGTGATCGCGGACCCGGTGGTCGCGAGCGTCGCGGCCCGGGCCGCGCTCGACACCCCCGGCGTCGTGCGGCTGGAGCCGGGCCTGCGCGGCCTCGTCACGGCGTGGACGCGGGCGGCGCGCGGGCGGTGGCAGGGGCTGGATCCGGCGCCGATCGACGGCGTGCGCGTGCGCGGCGTCGAGGGTGGGCTGTCGGTGGAAGTCGACCTGGTGACGTCGGCGTTCGACCAGGCCGCCGCCGTGGGGCGGGCGGTGCAGCGGTCGGTGACGCGCGTCGTGGCCGAGCAGACGGGGCTGGCAGTCCACGCCGTGGTGGTGTCCATTGTGGATATCGAGCTGGAGCGCCGGTGA
- a CDS encoding Asp23/Gls24 family envelope stress response protein, which yields MTAAEKTVDLVVAPGLVTDQGTTTIADVVVQKIAGLATREVPGVHALGGGAARALGALRDRIPGASASAGQGVAVEVGEKQAAVDLEIVVEYGVPIADLSRQVRRSVIGAIERMTGLEVVEVNINVGDVYIPSADEEPITSDRVR from the coding sequence ATGACTGCCGCAGAGAAGACCGTTGACCTCGTGGTGGCTCCTGGCCTCGTGACCGACCAGGGCACTACGACGATCGCCGACGTGGTCGTGCAGAAGATCGCCGGCCTCGCCACGCGTGAGGTGCCGGGCGTCCACGCGCTGGGCGGCGGCGCGGCGCGGGCGCTGGGCGCGCTGCGCGACCGCATCCCGGGCGCGTCCGCGAGTGCGGGCCAGGGCGTGGCCGTGGAGGTCGGCGAGAAGCAGGCGGCGGTGGACCTGGAGATCGTCGTCGAGTACGGCGTGCCGATCGCGGACCTCTCGCGCCAGGTGCGACGCAGCGTGATCGGCGCGATCGAGCGCATGACGGGCCTGGAGGTCGTCGAGGTGAACATCAACGTCGGCGATGTGTACATCCCGAGTGCGGACGAAGAGCCCATCACGAGTGATCGGGTGCGCTGA
- a CDS encoding DUF2784 domain-containing protein gives MSASVAHFLADVTVAVHILALLFIGLGGFLAWRWPRVALVHVFFAAWGVLVNVTPVPCPLTAAENFFRHQQGLGDLPGGFNAYYLYDTVVPRSLLPAVAVIALALVIFSYVGAYHRWRHRHDDTPAHRVRLG, from the coding sequence GTGAGCGCTTCGGTTGCGCATTTCCTCGCCGACGTGACGGTGGCGGTGCACATCCTCGCCCTCTTGTTCATCGGACTCGGCGGTTTCCTCGCGTGGCGCTGGCCGCGGGTCGCTCTCGTGCACGTGTTTTTCGCGGCCTGGGGCGTGCTGGTGAACGTCACCCCGGTCCCGTGTCCCCTGACCGCGGCGGAGAACTTCTTCCGTCACCAGCAAGGACTTGGTGACCTGCCGGGCGGGTTCAACGCCTACTACCTGTACGACACGGTCGTACCGCGCTCGCTGCTGCCGGCCGTCGCCGTGATTGCCTTGGCCCTGGTGATCTTCTCGTACGTCGGCGCCTACCACCGCTGGCGCCACCGCCACGACGACACTCCGGCTCACCGCGTCCGCCTGGGCTGA
- a CDS encoding RNA methyltransferase — protein sequence MTEDPEAGPTEWVGREPVGVGPWVGEWPSDPRYDPELLEHGDRRNVVDAYRYWRRSAIVSDVDARRHPFHVAIENFQHDHNIGTVVRTANAFAAAEVHIVGRRRWNRRGAMVTDRYQHLRHHEDVAGLVSFAASAGLAVVAVDNTPGSVPVEVASLPRECVLLFGQEGPGLSEEAQAAASMVVSIAQFGSTRSINAGVAAGIVMHAWVREHADLSRSW from the coding sequence GTGACGGAAGATCCCGAGGCCGGGCCCACCGAGTGGGTGGGTCGTGAGCCGGTTGGTGTGGGTCCGTGGGTGGGCGAGTGGCCTTCGGATCCGCGGTACGACCCTGAGCTGCTGGAGCACGGCGATCGTCGGAACGTGGTGGATGCGTACCGGTATTGGCGCCGTTCGGCCATCGTGTCCGATGTGGATGCTCGGCGGCATCCGTTCCACGTGGCGATCGAGAACTTCCAGCATGACCACAACATCGGGACGGTTGTTCGGACGGCCAATGCCTTCGCTGCTGCCGAGGTGCACATCGTGGGGCGCCGGCGGTGGAACCGTCGCGGGGCGATGGTGACGGATCGGTATCAGCATTTGCGGCATCATGAGGATGTTGCGGGGTTGGTGTCTTTCGCTGCTTCTGCCGGGTTGGCCGTGGTGGCGGTGGACAACACGCCTGGGTCGGTGCCGGTGGAGGTGGCTTCGCTGCCGCGGGAGTGTGTGCTGCTGTTCGGGCAGGAGGGGCCTGGGCTGTCAGAGGAGGCTCAGGCTGCTGCTTCGATGGTGGTGTCGATTGCGCAGTTCGGTAGTACGCGGTCGATTAATGCCGGAGTTGCGGCGGGGATTGTCATGCATGCTTGGGTGAGGGAGCATGCGGATTTGTCTCGGTCTTGGTGA
- a CDS encoding glycoside hydrolase family 76 protein, producing the protein MSVDRVGRAAAAERAVRGRHLRRVWGVPGTVLGRSGWPPTAGQRLHWHWNYWWQAHLLDSLVDAQLRDPQPERAKVIGQFVKSVHLRNFGKWINDYYDDIAWLGLALQRVRALGLSDVDRAISDIDAQLHEGWTDDAGGGIWWRRGDTFKNTPANGPAAIFHAREGDITRARDLTKWLTDTLVDPTTGLVWDGLRVDTGELAKHIFTYCQGVYLGACLEQSDVESASRTVRAIAGHLAPGGILRGQNGGDGGLFAAIAARYLALAVPHLPTPEAATARTLVLTTADACWSGATPTPSGPLFSAEWANPAPSNPPPPDAPERDLSVQTGAWMLLEAAATLA; encoded by the coding sequence ATGAGCGTCGACCGGGTTGGGCGGGCGGCTGCGGCGGAGCGCGCCGTGCGGGGGCGGCACCTGCGGCGCGTCTGGGGCGTGCCCGGGACGGTGCTGGGGCGCAGCGGCTGGCCGCCGACCGCCGGGCAGCGGCTGCACTGGCACTGGAACTACTGGTGGCAGGCACATTTGCTGGACAGCCTCGTCGACGCCCAGCTGCGCGACCCCCAGCCCGAGCGCGCGAAGGTGATCGGGCAGTTCGTGAAGTCCGTGCACTTGCGCAACTTCGGCAAGTGGATCAACGACTACTACGACGACATCGCCTGGCTCGGCCTTGCCCTGCAACGCGTCCGCGCGCTGGGCCTGTCCGATGTGGACCGCGCCATCTCGGACATCGACGCCCAGCTCCACGAAGGCTGGACCGACGACGCCGGCGGCGGCATCTGGTGGCGCCGCGGCGACACGTTCAAGAACACCCCCGCCAACGGTCCCGCTGCCATCTTCCACGCCCGCGAAGGCGACATCACCCGCGCGCGCGACCTGACGAAATGGCTCACCGACACCCTCGTCGACCCCACAACCGGCCTCGTCTGGGACGGCCTCCGCGTCGACACCGGCGAACTCGCCAAGCACATCTTCACCTACTGCCAAGGCGTCTACCTGGGCGCGTGCCTCGAACAGTCCGATGTGGAATCCGCCTCGCGCACCGTCCGCGCCATCGCCGGCCACCTCGCCCCCGGCGGCATCCTCCGCGGCCAAAACGGCGGCGACGGCGGTCTCTTCGCCGCCATCGCCGCCCGCTACCTCGCCCTCGCCGTGCCGCACCTGCCCACCCCGGAAGCCGCCACCGCCCGCACCCTCGTCCTCACCACCGCGGACGCCTGCTGGTCCGGCGCCACCCCGACGCCCTCCGGCCCCCTGTTCAGCGCCGAATGGGCCAACCCCGCACCTTCAAACCCGCCACCCCCCGACGCCCCCGAACGCGACCTGTCCGTCCAAACCGGAGCGTGGATGCTCCTCGAAGCCGCCGCGACGCTCGCGTAA
- a CDS encoding LacI family DNA-binding transcriptional regulator — protein sequence MTALAPEIPVWDTPVTHRFGVALGMHANPYTGDLLRAIRGAAARAGCDLMLADTHDSVAEEAAVVRALRADRVDGVLLVPAPGDDAVINGLVRMGVPTVLVDRIAGRNDVDQVGSENIQAVSSLVEHLASRRHRRIAMITGAADSAVSEERTLGYRLGLDRTGLRYNPELVACGMSSPGGAARAAAKLLDGWPSPSAVVVAGESMLMGVQWEAHRRGIRIGAELAVVGFGDMAWARTVSPAITTMAQPISEIGRRAVQLLMARVQEPDRRPEAVRLAPRFLHRASCGC from the coding sequence ATGACCGCTCTGGCGCCGGAGATCCCTGTTTGGGACACGCCGGTCACCCACCGGTTCGGTGTTGCCCTGGGCATGCACGCGAACCCGTACACGGGCGATCTGCTGCGCGCGATCCGCGGCGCCGCCGCGCGCGCCGGCTGCGACCTGATGCTCGCCGACACGCACGATTCGGTGGCCGAAGAGGCGGCCGTGGTGCGTGCGCTGCGGGCCGACCGGGTCGACGGGGTCTTGCTGGTTCCGGCCCCCGGCGACGACGCGGTCATCAACGGTCTCGTGCGCATGGGCGTCCCCACAGTGCTGGTTGATCGCATCGCCGGCCGCAACGACGTCGACCAGGTGGGCTCGGAGAACATCCAGGCGGTGTCTTCGCTGGTCGAGCACCTGGCTTCGCGTCGGCACCGCCGCATCGCCATGATCACCGGCGCCGCCGACTCGGCCGTCAGCGAAGAACGCACTCTGGGCTACCGCCTCGGCCTCGACCGCACCGGCCTGCGCTACAACCCCGAACTCGTCGCCTGCGGCATGTCCTCCCCGGGCGGCGCGGCCCGCGCCGCCGCCAAACTCCTGGACGGCTGGCCCTCCCCCAGCGCTGTCGTGGTCGCCGGCGAGTCCATGCTCATGGGCGTCCAATGGGAAGCCCACCGCCGCGGCATCCGCATCGGCGCCGAACTCGCCGTCGTCGGCTTCGGCGACATGGCTTGGGCCCGCACGGTCTCCCCCGCCATCACCACGATGGCCCAGCCCATCTCGGAAATCGGCCGGCGGGCGGTGCAGCTGTTGATGGCGCGGGTGCAGGAGCCGGACCGCCGTCCTGAAGCGGTGCGGTTGGCGCCGCGGTTCTTGCACCGCGCTTCGTGCGGCTGCTGA
- a CDS encoding LacI family DNA-binding transcriptional regulator: MPQTRSSRPTQRDIAELAGVSITTVSHVVNGTRAVAEDTKAAVLRAIETTGYTGDAIARSLVTGGTRSIGMAVSLVANPYFAALMQAIEREASANGYTVLLADTHDTAATERDVVRALRSRRVDGLLVTPSPGDGPVIGELVSLDVPTVLIDRLSTRTDVDQVGAENIQATSALTAHLASLGHRRIGMISGAPGLTTSDERVLGYRLGLGRSGLAWSPDLVACGNSHRDGGALALSTLLALPEPPTALVVANDSMMVGVLHEARRRGLRIGRDLPVVVYDDVEWADLVDPPLTTMAQPIEEIGRRAVQLLLARLAEPTRAAETVRLPPTLRHRQSCGCPGAA; the protein is encoded by the coding sequence ATGCCACAAACCCGCTCCTCCCGGCCCACCCAGCGCGACATCGCGGAGCTCGCCGGGGTGTCGATCACGACGGTTTCCCACGTCGTCAACGGCACGCGCGCCGTCGCGGAGGACACGAAGGCCGCGGTGCTGCGGGCCATCGAGACCACCGGCTACACCGGTGACGCGATCGCTCGTTCCCTGGTCACGGGCGGTACGCGCTCGATCGGCATGGCGGTCTCGCTGGTGGCCAACCCGTACTTCGCGGCCCTGATGCAGGCGATCGAACGGGAGGCTTCGGCCAACGGCTACACGGTGCTGCTCGCCGACACGCACGACACGGCGGCGACCGAGCGTGACGTGGTGCGGGCCCTGCGATCCCGTCGCGTCGACGGCCTGCTGGTGACTCCCTCCCCGGGCGACGGTCCTGTGATTGGTGAACTGGTGTCGCTGGACGTGCCGACGGTGCTCATCGACCGGCTCTCGACCCGCACCGACGTCGACCAGGTCGGGGCGGAGAACATTCAGGCGACGTCGGCTTTGACCGCTCACCTGGCGTCGCTCGGACACCGGCGGATCGGCATGATCTCCGGCGCGCCGGGCCTCACGACCAGCGACGAGCGCGTGCTCGGCTACCGGCTGGGCTTGGGCCGTTCGGGGCTCGCGTGGTCGCCTGACCTCGTGGCCTGCGGGAACTCGCACCGCGACGGTGGCGCGCTGGCGTTGAGCACGTTGCTGGCACTGCCGGAACCACCGACGGCGCTGGTGGTGGCCAACGACAGCATGATGGTCGGCGTCCTGCACGAGGCCCGCCGGCGCGGCCTGCGCATCGGCCGTGACCTGCCGGTGGTCGTGTACGACGACGTCGAGTGGGCCGACCTGGTGGACCCCCCGCTGACCACCATGGCGCAGCCGATCGAGGAGATCGGCCGCCGCGCCGTGCAGCTGCTGCTGGCCCGCCTCGCCGAGCCGACGCGCGCGGCAGAGACCGTCCGGCTGCCGCCCACGCTGCGCCACCGACAGTCGTGCGGGTGCCCCGGGGCGGCCTGA
- a CDS encoding substrate-binding domain-containing protein, with the protein MRQRSLTALALAAVVGTVLGTTGCTVERHWGGNTTPAGSGKAKVGLVTKTDTNPYFVELRNAASAAAKANGADFSALAGQFDGDNDGQVRAIENLMQQGVNTILITPSSSTGVLKAIKDARDAGVLVIALDTATEPADAVDATFATDNFAAGQQQGAYVKAALKGVDPKLLMVDGTAGSSVDTERHGGFLKGIGLTDSSPEIKGHTPANGDQSLAQQGMENLLQRSTDINVVYSMNEPMGRGAYAALKARGLTDRIVMGSIDGGCEGVQNVKDGLYAATVMQFPKKMAEQGVLAAVDYAKTGKKPTGFVNTGSTVITDKPMPGVPSQNTTWGLQNCWGGAK; encoded by the coding sequence ATGAGACAGCGCAGTCTCACCGCGCTGGCGTTGGCCGCCGTGGTCGGCACCGTGCTAGGCACCACCGGCTGCACGGTCGAGCGCCACTGGGGCGGCAACACAACGCCGGCCGGCAGCGGTAAGGCCAAGGTCGGGCTGGTCACCAAGACCGACACCAACCCGTACTTCGTCGAACTGCGCAACGCGGCAAGCGCGGCCGCGAAGGCCAACGGCGCCGACTTCAGCGCGCTCGCCGGCCAGTTCGACGGCGACAACGACGGCCAGGTCCGGGCCATCGAAAACCTCATGCAGCAGGGCGTGAACACGATCCTGATCACCCCGAGCTCGTCCACCGGCGTGCTCAAGGCGATCAAGGACGCGCGCGACGCCGGCGTGCTCGTGATCGCGCTCGACACCGCCACCGAGCCGGCCGACGCCGTCGACGCCACCTTCGCCACCGACAACTTCGCGGCCGGCCAGCAGCAAGGGGCTTACGTGAAAGCCGCGCTCAAGGGCGTCGACCCCAAGCTGCTGATGGTTGACGGGACCGCCGGCTCCTCCGTCGACACCGAGCGTCACGGCGGTTTCCTCAAGGGCATCGGCCTCACGGACTCCTCGCCCGAGATCAAGGGCCACACCCCCGCCAACGGCGACCAGAGCCTCGCGCAACAGGGCATGGAGAACCTGTTGCAGCGCAGCACGGACATCAACGTCGTCTACTCCATGAACGAACCCATGGGCCGCGGCGCGTACGCCGCGCTGAAGGCCCGCGGCCTCACCGACCGCATCGTGATGGGCTCGATCGACGGCGGCTGCGAAGGCGTGCAGAACGTCAAGGACGGCCTCTACGCGGCCACCGTGATGCAGTTCCCGAAGAAGATGGCCGAACAGGGCGTGCTCGCCGCCGTCGACTACGCGAAGACCGGCAAGAAGCCCACGGGCTTCGTGAACACCGGCTCCACCGTGATCACCGACAAGCCGATGCCGGGTGTCCCCAGCCAGAACACCACGTGGGGCCTGCAGAACTGCTGGGGAGGCGCGAAATGA
- a CDS encoding ABC transporter permease, whose amino-acid sequence MTTATVNGTRERESLGEFLLRAPAVGPALALIVAIVVFSLATDTFFDLDNLSTVVQQSLVVGTLALGQTLIILIAGIDLSNASSMVVATLIMAKLAAAGTNGFVALLAGIALTVLVGLFIGTLATRIKLPAFIITLGTFTGLTAVAKLIAGGQAVPVTDGLLQWLGTKRYLFGGIPITYGMTLALLMFLIVWYSLTKTAWGKHVYAVGNAPESARLSGIKVNRTVISVYLVAGFCFGIAAWQALGRTPNADPNQFQLGNLDSITAVVLGGTSLFGGRGSVLGTLFGALVVAVLRSGLTQMGVDGNYQDLATGALLIAAVVVDRIARRQQQS is encoded by the coding sequence ATGACCACCGCGACGGTGAACGGGACCCGTGAGCGCGAGTCGCTCGGCGAGTTCCTCCTGCGCGCGCCCGCGGTCGGCCCCGCGCTCGCGCTGATCGTGGCAATCGTGGTCTTCTCACTGGCCACGGACACGTTCTTCGACCTCGACAACCTGTCCACAGTGGTCCAGCAGTCACTGGTCGTCGGCACGCTCGCGCTCGGCCAGACGCTGATCATCCTCATCGCCGGCATCGACCTGTCCAACGCGTCGTCGATGGTCGTGGCCACGCTGATCATGGCGAAGCTCGCCGCGGCGGGCACCAACGGCTTCGTGGCGCTGCTCGCCGGAATCGCGCTGACGGTGCTCGTCGGTCTGTTCATCGGCACTCTCGCCACGCGGATCAAACTGCCCGCCTTCATCATCACGCTCGGCACGTTCACCGGCCTGACCGCCGTGGCGAAGCTGATCGCGGGCGGCCAGGCCGTGCCGGTCACCGACGGGCTCCTGCAGTGGCTCGGCACGAAGCGCTACCTCTTCGGCGGCATCCCGATCACCTACGGCATGACGCTCGCGCTGCTCATGTTCCTCATCGTCTGGTACTCGCTCACGAAAACCGCGTGGGGCAAGCACGTCTACGCGGTGGGCAACGCGCCGGAGTCCGCGCGCCTGTCCGGCATCAAGGTCAACCGCACGGTGATCTCCGTGTACCTGGTCGCGGGTTTCTGCTTCGGCATCGCCGCGTGGCAGGCGCTCGGCCGCACACCCAACGCCGACCCGAACCAGTTCCAGCTCGGCAACCTCGACTCGATCACCGCCGTGGTCCTGGGCGGCACGAGCCTCTTCGGTGGCCGCGGTTCGGTGCTCGGCACGCTGTTCGGCGCACTCGTCGTGGCGGTGCTGCGCTCGGGCCTCACGCAGATGGGTGTGGACGGCAACTACCAGGACCTGGCGACCGGCGCGCTGCTCATCGCCGCCGTGGTCGTCGACCGGATCGCACGGAGGCAGCAGCAGTCATGA
- a CDS encoding ATP-binding cassette domain-containing protein: MTSTEQSVEHNGQQTTLSARGLVKRYGRVTAINGADFDLYPGEVLAVVGDNGAGKSSLIKALSGALIPDEGEIRVDGQVVHFKSPLDARHHGIETVYQDLAVAPALDIASNMFLGREKRLRGPFGGLARKLDTGEMRKEAQRILDQLGINVKSISQLVETLSGGQRQGVAVARAAAFGTKAVIMDEPTAALGVAESAKVLELIGRIRDRGLPVVLISHNMPHVFDIADRIHVHRLGKRVAVVSPKTHTMNQVVGLLTGALQLDDGGEVVEVAAATHAGLT; the protein is encoded by the coding sequence ATGACTTCCACAGAGCAGTCCGTAGAGCACAACGGGCAGCAGACCACGCTTTCCGCGCGCGGCCTCGTGAAGCGCTACGGCCGCGTAACCGCCATCAACGGCGCCGACTTCGACCTCTACCCCGGCGAGGTGCTCGCCGTCGTCGGCGACAACGGCGCCGGGAAATCCAGCCTCATCAAGGCGTTGTCCGGTGCGCTGATCCCCGACGAGGGCGAGATCCGCGTCGACGGCCAGGTCGTGCACTTCAAGTCCCCTTTGGACGCTCGCCACCACGGGATCGAGACGGTGTACCAGGACCTGGCCGTGGCTCCGGCGCTCGACATCGCGTCGAACATGTTCCTGGGCCGGGAAAAGCGCCTGCGCGGGCCGTTCGGCGGGCTGGCGCGCAAGCTCGACACGGGCGAGATGCGCAAGGAGGCGCAGCGGATCCTCGACCAGCTGGGCATCAACGTCAAGTCCATCTCGCAGCTCGTGGAGACGCTCTCGGGCGGCCAGCGCCAGGGGGTCGCGGTGGCGCGCGCGGCGGCGTTCGGCACGAAGGCCGTGATCATGGACGAACCGACGGCCGCGCTCGGCGTCGCGGAGTCGGCGAAGGTGCTGGAGCTGATCGGGCGCATCCGCGACCGCGGGCTGCCGGTGGTGCTGATCAGCCACAACATGCCGCACGTGTTCGACATCGCCGACCGGATCCACGTGCACCGGCTCGGCAAGCGCGTGGCCGTGGTGTCGCCGAAAACACACACGATGAACCAGGTCGTCGGCCTGCTCACCGGTGCGCTGCAACTCGACGACGGTGGCGAGGTCGTGGAGGTCGCGGCCGCCACGCACGCCGGGCTGACCTGA
- a CDS encoding PfkB family carbohydrate kinase, translating into MLLAGLCTVDVVQRVSHFPAPGEKVQSLRVDVAAGGPATNAAVTVAALGAAATLVTVVGAHPLAALAHTDLIAYGVDVVDLDPARTDSPPVSAVVVRDSDGERTVVSRNAASGAPVAVPDLTDLTGLVREANAVLVDGHHPELALAVARAARSLGVPVVLDAGSWKPVLEDLLPLVDVAACSAHFAMPGPGLRERGVPVVIRTAGPDPVRWSTAEDSGQVPVNDVEARDTLAAGDVWHGALAHAVAAGGSSVDGWIRHANAVAGERVRHVGPRSWTAAISKLGQGVR; encoded by the coding sequence GTGCTGCTGGCGGGGCTGTGCACCGTCGACGTCGTGCAACGGGTGTCGCACTTCCCGGCGCCGGGCGAGAAGGTGCAGTCGCTGCGGGTGGACGTCGCGGCCGGTGGGCCGGCGACCAACGCCGCGGTGACCGTGGCCGCGCTCGGGGCCGCCGCGACGCTCGTGACGGTCGTCGGCGCCCACCCGCTGGCAGCGCTCGCGCACACCGACCTGATCGCGTACGGCGTCGATGTCGTGGACCTCGATCCGGCCCGCACCGATTCGCCGCCGGTGAGCGCCGTGGTCGTGCGCGATTCCGACGGGGAGCGAACGGTCGTCTCGCGCAACGCGGCTTCCGGTGCGCCGGTGGCGGTTCCGGATCTCACGGACCTCACAGGGCTCGTGCGCGAAGCGAATGCGGTGCTCGTCGACGGTCACCACCCCGAGCTCGCGCTGGCCGTCGCGCGGGCCGCACGATCACTCGGCGTGCCCGTCGTGCTCGACGCCGGCAGCTGGAAACCGGTGCTGGAAGACCTGTTGCCGCTGGTGGACGTCGCCGCGTGCTCCGCGCACTTCGCCATGCCCGGGCCGGGCCTGCGTGAACGCGGAGTACCCGTCGTGATCAGGACCGCGGGGCCGGATCCCGTTCGCTGGAGCACTGCGGAAGACTCAGGCCAGGTGCCTGTCAACGATGTCGAGGCGCGAGACACACTGGCGGCCGGTGACGTGTGGCACGGCGCGCTCGCGCACGCGGTCGCGGCCGGTGGAAGCTCAGTGGACGGGTGGATCCGGCACGCGAACGCGGTGGCCGGCGAGCGCGTCCGCCACGTGGGGCCGCGGTCTTGGACGGCGGCGATCTCGAAGTTGGGACAAGGAGTGCGATGA